Proteins co-encoded in one Candidatus Binatia bacterium genomic window:
- the icd gene encoding NADP-dependent isocitrate dehydrogenase produces the protein MAYQHIKVPTDGTKITMSANKQLNVPDHPIIPFIEGDGTGRDIWRASVRVFDAAVEKAYKGKRKIRWMEVYAGEKSFKQFKSWLPDETVEAFTEFLVGIKGPLTTPIGGGFRSLNVTLRILLDLYVCLRPVHYYNGVPSPVKHPEHVDMVVFRENTEDIYTGIEFPNGTEENKKFKSLLKENFPKEYAKIRFPGTAGIAIKPVSVEGTERLVRAAIQWSLANKRKNINFVHKGNIMKYTEGAFKDWGYALAKREFRNDVVTERETWILGNKEQKPNLSVEDNAKAIDPGFDMMSPDQQNDIKKEVEEALKLWPTHGDGKWKAKLLLKDSIADVSLQFVLIRPKDYDVIATLNLNGDYLSDALAAQVGGIGIAPGANINYDTGHAIFEATHGTAPKYADLDKVNPGSVILSGEMMLRFMGWSEAADLIVKGLEGAIGKKTVTYDFERLMPGAKLVSCSGFGAAIIKNM, from the coding sequence ATGGCATACCAACATATCAAAGTACCAACGGACGGAACGAAAATCACCATGTCCGCAAACAAGCAGTTGAACGTTCCCGACCATCCGATTATTCCGTTTATCGAAGGCGACGGCACCGGCCGCGATATCTGGCGCGCTTCGGTGCGCGTTTTCGACGCGGCGGTTGAGAAGGCTTACAAGGGCAAGCGTAAAATCCGTTGGATGGAAGTGTACGCCGGCGAGAAATCGTTCAAGCAGTTCAAGAGCTGGCTGCCCGACGAGACCGTCGAAGCGTTCACGGAATTTCTCGTCGGCATCAAGGGCCCGCTCACGACTCCGATCGGCGGCGGCTTTCGCTCGCTGAACGTAACGCTTCGCATCTTGCTCGACCTTTACGTCTGCCTGCGGCCCGTGCACTACTACAACGGCGTGCCTTCTCCGGTGAAGCATCCGGAACACGTCGACATGGTGGTTTTCCGCGAGAACACGGAAGATATTTATACCGGAATCGAATTTCCCAACGGAACGGAAGAGAACAAGAAATTCAAATCCCTCCTCAAGGAAAACTTTCCCAAAGAGTATGCGAAGATCCGCTTCCCCGGCACCGCGGGCATCGCCATCAAGCCGGTCTCCGTCGAGGGCACCGAGAGGCTGGTGCGCGCCGCGATCCAGTGGTCGCTCGCGAACAAGCGCAAGAACATCAACTTCGTCCATAAGGGCAACATCATGAAGTACACCGAGGGCGCGTTTAAGGACTGGGGTTACGCGCTCGCCAAACGGGAGTTCCGCAACGACGTCGTCACCGAGCGCGAGACCTGGATCTTGGGCAACAAGGAACAGAAGCCCAATTTGAGCGTCGAGGACAACGCCAAAGCGATCGATCCCGGCTTCGACATGATGTCGCCCGACCAGCAGAACGACATCAAGAAAGAAGTAGAGGAGGCGCTGAAGTTGTGGCCGACGCACGGCGACGGCAAGTGGAAGGCGAAGCTGCTGCTCAAGGATTCGATCGCGGACGTGTCGCTGCAGTTCGTCCTGATCCGACCGAAGGATTACGACGTGATCGCGACGCTGAATCTGAACGGCGACTACCTATCCGACGCGCTGGCCGCGCAGGTCGGCGGCATCGGCATCGCGCCCGGCGCCAACATCAACTACGACACGGGGCACGCCATCTTCGAGGCGACGCACGGCACGGCGCCGAAGTACGCCGACCTCGACAAGGTCAATCCCGGCTCGGTCATCCTCTCCGGCGAGATGATGCTCCGTTTCATGGGCTGGAGCGAAGCGGCCGACCTGATCGTCAAAGGTTTGGAAGGCGCGATCGGCAAGAAGACGGTGACGTACGATTTCGAGCGCCTGATGCCGGGGGCAAAGCTCGTCAGTTGCTCGGGCTTCGGCGCCGCGATCATCAAAAACATGTAA
- a CDS encoding Yip1 family protein, translating into MNLTERAKNILVQPTEEWPVIEKEPTTTRDLYTSYIMPLAAIGPVASIIGLSIVGIGSPLGGTYRVSLGASIGHAVVTYVMALAGVYVLALVIDALAPTFNGTKNSAQALKVAAYSSTAGWLVGIFNLIPALAFLQIFGLYSLYLLYLGLPALMKSPQDKTLPYTVVVIIAGLIIFAIIGAVGGSLITYPIPR; encoded by the coding sequence ATGAATCTAACGGAGCGTGCCAAGAACATACTGGTGCAACCGACAGAGGAGTGGCCGGTCATTGAAAAAGAGCCGACGACAACCCGGGACCTGTATACATCTTATATCATGCCCCTCGCGGCCATCGGGCCGGTGGCGTCGATCATCGGTTTGTCGATCGTTGGGATCGGCTCCCCTTTAGGCGGCACCTATCGCGTATCCTTAGGCGCTTCCATCGGGCACGCGGTGGTAACGTACGTGATGGCGCTCGCGGGCGTGTATGTCCTGGCGCTCGTCATCGACGCGCTGGCGCCGACGTTCAATGGAACGAAGAACAGCGCGCAGGCGTTGAAGGTGGCCGCCTATTCCAGCACGGCCGGTTGGCTGGTCGGGATCTTCAATTTGATCCCGGCGTTGGCGTTCCTGCAGATTTTCGGACTTTACAGTCTTTACCTGCTGTACCTGGGTCTCCCGGCGCTTATGAAATCGCCTCAGGATAAGACTTTGCCCTATACGGTCGTCGTGATCATCGCGGGCTTGATTATCTTCGCGATTATCGGCGCCGTAGGCGGCTCACTGATCACTTATCCTATTCCGAGATGA